From the Fusarium musae strain F31 chromosome 11, whole genome shotgun sequence genome, one window contains:
- a CDS encoding hypothetical protein (EggNog:ENOG41), translating into MFRNVYDRALEMFSPVVLQIPPSQICPYSEYDDLKRFPYLEEEADVGQGSFGVITKLKIMQDYLHPTMRSRMESHSNDDKLLFALKSVKIIADAPVMNMEHDALSMVSRIPKPACANIITLMACYKWKDSMHFLFPFIQVDLSDVLRDSDNKCPGYLREKLTEGHILVEHWLWKEMEGVSRALSAFHNEMKNPFKDVKGNVVALHFDLKPANILVTEDRKLKITDFGQSIIEIIDNESAKDLPHNTSGNFRYDPPEARPSSQHLTTSLKDEIMVSLNYDVWSLGCIMVEILIHLLGKDLHAFDMALAGLKQTDKKPSDLNSGRFFEEPNGLKQCVKDSFETFENEFRNDSAQAEYMKDVVSLLRHMLDHDKKTRAYSSTVTEKLKQARAKFEAIHNNGDSLVVAVSKYGNQDRKGFKELGWRNGAEILSFSEM; encoded by the exons ATGTTCCGAAATGTTTACGATCGTGCTCTTGAGATGTTTTCCCCGGTGGTTCTCCAAATACCCCCGAGCCAGATATGCCCGTACTCGGAATATGACGATCTCAAGAGGTTTCCATAtctggaggaggaagcaGACGTTGGACAGGGTTCGTTTGGTGTCATAACGAAACTCAAGATCATGCAAGACTATTTGCATCCGACAATGCGGTCGCGCATGGAATCTCATTCCAATGACGACAAG TTACTCTTTGCCTTGAAATCAGTCAAGATTATAGCTGATGCTCCAGTGATGAATATGGAGCATGATGCACTTAGCATGGTTTCGCGGATACCCAAGCCCGCATGTGCCAACATCATTACTCTTATGGCATGCTATAAGTGGAAAGACTCCATGCACTTCTTATTTCCATTTATTCAGGTAGACCTGAGCGACGTGTTGCGCGATAGCGACAACAAATGTCCAGGCTATCTCCGAGAAAAGCTTACAGAAGGTCATATCCTTGTCGAGCACTGGCTAtggaaggagatggagggtGTCAGCCGAGCTCTCAGCGCTTTTCACaatgagatgaagaacccCTTCAAGGACGTGAAGGGAAATGTCGTTGCACTTCACTTTGACTTGAAACCTGCTAACATCCTCGTCACGGAAGACAGGAAATTGAAGATCACAGATTTTGGACAGTCCATCATTGAAATAATTGATAATGAAAGCGCTAAAGACTTACCCCATAACACCAGTGGGAATTTTCGATACGACCCCCCTGAGGCTCGACCAAGCTCACAGCATTTGACTACAAGCCTCAAAGATGAGATCATGGTATCGCTTAACTACGATGTCTGGTCATTAGGATGCATCATGGTCGAGATCCTCATCCACCTGCTTGGCAAAGATCTCCATGCCTTTGATATGGCACTTGCAGGGCTTAAACAGACTGATAAAAAGCCAAGTGATTTGAACAGCGGACGCTTCTTTGAAGAGCCAAATGGATTAAAGCAGTGCGTGAAAGACTCATTTGAGACGTTCGAAAATGAGTTTCGAAACGACAGCGCCCAGGCCGAGTATATGAAGGACGTCGTAAGCTTGCTTCGACATATGCTTGATCACGATAAAAAGACAAGAGCATACTCGTCAACAGTCACAGAGAAACTAAAACAGGCCAGAGCAAAGTTCGAAGCTATACATAACAATGGGGATTCGCTTGTTGTGGCCGTTTCTAAATATGGGAATCAGGACAGGAAAGGATTTAAGGAGCTCGGCTGGCGCAATGGAGCCGAGATCTTGTCGTTTTCCGAAATGTAA
- a CDS encoding hypothetical protein (EggNog:ENOG41), with protein MSAEKGGPPFCTQDDMQSTQIAQIFTTPTEQLFSPSDGLFEIEVAEVTSQGTEDACLTSEIQLEQHISRHHSLPPTLESEQGQNGTDKAVQVSFL; from the exons ATGTCTGCTGAGAAAGGAGGCCCGCCATTCTGCACTCAAGATGATATGCAGAGTACCCAGATCGCGCAAATCTTCACGACCCCTACCGAGCAGCTTTTTTCGCCCTCAGACGGACTGTTTGAGATTGAAGTTGCGGAGGTCACTTCTCAAG GAACCGAGGATGCCTGCTTGACAAGCGAAATTCAGCTTGAACAGCATATCTCAAGGCACCATAGCCTTCCACCAACCCTAGAGTCAGAACAGGGCCAAAATGGAACAGACAAAGCCGTTCAAGTATCTTTCTTGTAA
- a CDS encoding hypothetical protein (EggNog:ENOG41) — protein MAAFGQKRFPRDEGFSGFDSETRVGSTGILSSFECSYLLKYIEKRDDARSGSNPWAIRHALIHQKVSLEEKKLSHILIRLPKTVKKILSSSVLNKSGECSSFIADWTNLHIACFSSVDHDLRQFINYLDEEIDKLFKRVIMAGVEPGKLNEFDTLNSTTNDFKSLQYLSDQLRRVINIIQLNTLTLVCFKQKIQDLETLPFQTSSQPDSLNTLLKKLCNIQNEHQFSILSASTVLERAKAISDQLRDTVSMRNGEFNRTNTEMTSRNTSAIVNLSDKSSREARVVKTLTVLAMVFVPAAFTADFIQMGFITIEQESPMKWSADPDLKIYAILAIPLITITMMIYMLVEFIQRAREKDEKVNEQFPV, from the exons ATGGCAGCATTTGGGCAGAAAAGATTCCCACGGGACGAGGGATTTTCTGGGTTTGACTCTGAAACCAGGGTTGGTAGTACTGGGATTCTGTCGTCATTTG AGTGCAGCTACCTTCTTAAGTACATTGAGAAACGAGACGATGCCAGATCGGGGTCTAATCCCTGGGCAATACGCCATGCACTGATTCACCAGAAGGTCTcgcttgaggagaagaaactgTCCCATATCCTCATCAGACTTCCAAAGACCGTCAAGAAGATACTTAGTTCAAGTGTGCTGAACAAGAGCGGCGAATGTTCAAGCTTTATCGCTGACTGGACGAATCTTCACATAGCATGTTTTAGCAGTGTAGATCATGATCTACGCCAATTTATCAACTATCttgatgaggagattgacAAGCTG TTCAAGCGCGTGATTATGGCTGGCGTGGAGCCTGGCAAGCTCAACGAGTTTGACACTCTCAACAGCACGACCAATGACTTCAAATCACTTCAATATCTCTCTGACCAACTAAGAAGAGTAATAAACATCATTCAGCTCAATACTTTGACCTTGGTGTGTTTCAAGCAAAAGATTCAGGACTTGGAAACACTTCCCTTCCAAACCTCTTCTCAACCTGATTCTCTCAATACACTCTTGAAAAAGCTGTGCAATATCCAGAACGAACATCAGTTTAGTATTTTGAGTGCTTCTACAGTTTTAGAACGTGCAAAGGCCATCTCGGATCAG CTTAGAGACACCGTGTCCATGAGGAACGGGGAGTTCAACAGAACAAATACAGAGATGACGAGTCGCAATACTTCTGCCATTGTTAACTTGTCAGACAAATCAAGCAGAGAAGCCCGCGTGGTCAAAACCCTGACGGTGTTGGCCATGGTGTTCGTACCGGCTGCGTTTACAGCT GACTTTATACAGATGGGGTTCATAACTATAGAGCAAGAGTCCCCTATGAAGTGGTCTGCAGACCCTGACCTGAAGATATACGCCATTTTAGCTATCCCGTTGATAACCATTACGATGATGATTTACATGCTGGTGGAGTTCATTCAGAGGGCACGAgaaaaggatgagaaggTCAATGAACAGTTTCCTGTATAG